One Dietzia sp. JS16-p6b genomic window carries:
- a CDS encoding DUF4439 domain-containing protein, whose protein sequence is MTTPAGLAAEDAAVYGYGLVLAAADSSIRAAVLRELAAHRARRDAAEELWPGAPAAPVGYLTTPDTPTSPVLLAIRLESDCCVAWRTEIGTARSPEVRRFCLDSLTAASIQLQRWRTLVPGAPFEALPGFPPQA, encoded by the coding sequence ATGACGACTCCAGCCGGCCTGGCGGCCGAGGACGCCGCCGTCTACGGTTACGGCCTCGTCCTGGCCGCTGCCGACAGCTCTATCCGCGCCGCGGTCCTGCGTGAACTCGCCGCCCACCGCGCCCGGCGGGACGCTGCGGAGGAACTCTGGCCCGGGGCCCCCGCCGCCCCGGTCGGCTATCTGACGACCCCCGACACCCCGACCTCGCCAGTGCTCCTCGCCATCCGTCTCGAGTCCGATTGCTGCGTGGCGTGGCGGACGGAGATCGGCACCGCGCGGTCGCCGGAGGTCCGGAGGTTCTGTCTCGACTCCCTCACGGCCGCGTCGATCCAGCTCCAGCGGTGGCGGACGCTGGTCCCGGGCGCCCCGTTCGAGGCGCTACCCGGCTTCCCTCCCCAGGCCTGA
- the infB gene encoding translation initiation factor IF-2, which yields MAGKPRVHELAKEFGITSKELLTKLRDQGEFVKSASSTLEAPVVRRLRESHAPAGGGSDAAASTPGTGGSTAPKPGGTSKPSPGPRPGADPRKAAPKPAADRPTPGARPAAPAPTPAADRPTPGARPAAPVPGPAPERPAPSAPEAPAASRPAPGPRPAGPKPGPKAPRVGNNPFSSGTTPAPRPQGGARPTPGQGGPRPGGQRPAPGQGGPRPAPGQGGPRPAQRPGAAGPGGPRPSPGQMPGQVARPAAGRGRPGGPGGRPGGGGFRPGGGGAGAPAAGGGGFRGRPGGGGGNRGRSGAAGAFGRPGGAPRRGRKSKRQKRQEYDSMRAPEVGGVRLPDGRGQVLRLAQGASLSDFADKIDVNPSQLVQALFNLGEMVTATQSVTPETLQLLGEEMGFKVQVVSPEDEDRELLDSFDLSFGEDEGGEDDLEIRPAVVTVMGHVDHGKTRLLDSIRSAKVGEGEAGGITQHIGAYQVTVPVDDVDRTITFIDTPGHEAFTAMRARGAKSTDIAIIVVAADDGVMPQTVEAINHAQAADVPIVVAVNKIDKEGAQPDKIRGQMTEYGLVPEEYGGDTMFVDISAKQGLNIDSLLEAVVLTADASLDLRANPDMDAQGVAIEAHLDRGRGPVATVLIQRGTLRVGDSIVAGDAYGRVRRMVDEHGEDVEEATPSRPVQVIGLTSVCGAGDTLMVVDEDRTARQIADKRNARKRNALAARSRRRISLEDLDSHLKETSQLNLIIKGDNSGTVEALEEALMGIEIDDEVQLRVIDRGVGAVTETNVNLAAASDAVIIGFNVRAEGKSTELANREGVDIRYYSIIYQAIDEIESALKGMLKPIYEEKKLGQAEIRQLFRSSKLGNIAGCMVLDGIIRRNAKARLIRDGKVVVEEMSVSSLRREKDDVTEVREGFECGLTVTYSDIKIGDVIETYELVEKPRD from the coding sequence GTGGCAGGCAAGCCCCGTGTACACGAACTGGCAAAAGAGTTCGGTATCACCAGTAAAGAACTTCTGACGAAACTCCGCGATCAGGGGGAGTTCGTCAAATCCGCGTCCTCGACCCTCGAGGCGCCGGTCGTCCGTCGCCTCCGCGAGTCGCACGCACCGGCGGGCGGTGGATCCGACGCCGCGGCCTCGACGCCCGGCACGGGTGGGTCGACGGCACCCAAGCCCGGCGGGACCTCCAAGCCCTCGCCGGGTCCCCGTCCGGGTGCGGATCCCCGCAAGGCCGCTCCCAAACCCGCAGCGGACCGGCCCACCCCCGGTGCCAGGCCCGCCGCCCCGGCTCCCACGCCCGCGGCGGACCGGCCCACCCCCGGTGCCAGGCCTGCGGCCCCGGTGCCCGGACCCGCGCCCGAGCGCCCGGCACCGAGTGCCCCCGAGGCGCCGGCTGCCTCGCGTCCGGCACCCGGGCCGCGTCCGGCCGGGCCGAAGCCGGGGCCCAAGGCCCCGCGCGTCGGCAACAACCCCTTCTCGAGCGGCACCACTCCGGCGCCGCGTCCGCAGGGCGGCGCCCGGCCGACCCCCGGCCAGGGTGGTCCCCGTCCGGGCGGCCAGCGACCGGCTCCGGGTCAGGGCGGTCCCCGTCCGGCTCCGGGTCAGGGCGGTCCCCGTCCGGCGCAGCGTCCGGGCGCGGCGGGCCCGGGCGGTCCGCGTCCCAGCCCCGGCCAGATGCCCGGGCAGGTCGCACGTCCCGCCGCCGGTCGCGGTAGGCCGGGTGGCCCGGGCGGACGACCGGGTGGCGGTGGCTTCCGCCCCGGTGGCGGCGGTGCCGGTGCCCCGGCGGCGGGAGGCGGCGGTTTCCGCGGTCGCCCCGGCGGTGGCGGAGGCAACCGTGGCCGCAGTGGTGCGGCGGGTGCGTTCGGTCGTCCCGGTGGCGCTCCGCGCCGGGGCCGCAAGTCCAAGCGTCAGAAGCGTCAGGAATATGACTCGATGCGGGCCCCCGAGGTCGGCGGCGTCCGGCTCCCCGACGGTCGTGGGCAGGTCCTGCGGCTGGCGCAGGGTGCGTCGCTGAGCGACTTCGCGGACAAGATCGATGTCAACCCGTCGCAGCTGGTCCAGGCGTTGTTCAATCTGGGTGAGATGGTCACCGCCACGCAGTCCGTCACTCCGGAGACCCTGCAGCTCCTCGGCGAGGAGATGGGTTTCAAGGTCCAGGTCGTCAGTCCTGAGGACGAGGACCGCGAACTGCTCGACTCGTTCGATCTGTCGTTCGGTGAGGACGAGGGCGGCGAGGACGATCTCGAGATCCGTCCCGCGGTCGTCACCGTCATGGGACACGTCGACCACGGCAAGACCCGGTTGCTCGACAGCATCCGGTCGGCGAAGGTCGGCGAGGGCGAGGCCGGTGGGATCACCCAGCACATCGGCGCGTACCAGGTCACCGTTCCGGTCGACGACGTCGACCGGACGATCACCTTCATCGACACCCCGGGTCACGAGGCGTTCACCGCCATGCGCGCCCGCGGCGCCAAGTCGACGGACATCGCGATCATCGTGGTCGCGGCGGACGACGGTGTGATGCCGCAGACGGTCGAGGCGATCAACCACGCGCAAGCGGCCGACGTGCCGATCGTCGTGGCGGTCAACAAGATCGACAAGGAGGGCGCGCAGCCTGACAAGATCCGCGGCCAGATGACCGAGTACGGGCTCGTGCCGGAGGAGTACGGCGGCGACACGATGTTCGTCGACATCTCGGCGAAGCAGGGACTCAACATCGATTCGCTGCTCGAGGCCGTCGTCCTCACCGCGGACGCGTCCCTCGACCTGCGCGCCAACCCGGACATGGACGCGCAGGGTGTGGCCATCGAGGCGCACCTCGACCGCGGACGCGGCCCGGTCGCGACGGTGCTCATCCAGCGCGGAACGCTCAGGGTCGGTGACTCGATCGTCGCGGGCGACGCGTACGGGCGGGTCCGCCGCATGGTCGACGAGCACGGGGAGGACGTCGAGGAGGCGACCCCCTCACGTCCGGTCCAGGTGATCGGTCTGACCAGCGTGTGTGGAGCGGGTGACACCCTCATGGTGGTCGACGAGGACCGCACCGCCCGGCAGATCGCCGACAAGCGGAACGCGCGCAAGCGCAACGCGCTCGCCGCTCGGTCCCGCCGCCGGATCAGCCTGGAGGACCTGGACTCGCATCTCAAGGAGACGAGCCAGCTCAACCTCATCATCAAGGGCGACAACTCCGGTACGGTCGAGGCCCTCGAAGAGGCCCTCATGGGAATCGAGATCGACGACGAGGTGCAGTTGCGGGTCATCGACCGCGGTGTCGGTGCGGTCACCGAGACCAACGTCAACCTGGCTGCCGCATCCGACGCCGTCATCATCGGGTTCAACGTCCGCGCGGAGGGCAAGTCGACCGAGTTGGCCAACCGCGAGGGCGTCGACATCCGGTACTACTCGATCATCTACCAGGCGATCGACGAGATCGAGAGCGCGCTCAAGGGCATGCTCAAGCCGATCTACGAGGAGAAGAAGCTCGGCCAGGCGGAGATCCGCCAGCTGTTCCGCTCCTCCAAGCTCGGCAACATCGCGGGCTGCATGGTCCTCGACGGGATCATCCGCCGCAACGCCAAGGCCCGCCTCATCCGCGACGGCAAGGTCGTCGTCGAGGAGATGAGCGTGTCCTCGCTGCGCCGCGAGAAGGACGACGTGACCGAGGTCCGGGAGGGCTTCGAGTGTGGCCTCACCGTGACGTACTCCGACATCAAGATCGGCGACGTCATCGAGACCTACGAGCTCGTCGAGAAGCCGCGCGACTGA
- a CDS encoding 4'-phosphopantetheinyl transferase → MIRDLLPDDVVAVEFDELGMTDEAALAAMYPVEAEQIARAVESRRIEFAAVRACAREAMSRLGVPPGPITRGGRGMPVWPTGVVGTLTHTGGLRAAAVGPTDRIRSLGLDVEPHGPLPRGVLEAVALPEEAAWVTAAREEEEAVHWDRLLFTAKEATYKTWYPLTRRWLGFADAHITLTPTHVDGRSASGELRSRILVDPRAVDGGPDLVEFHGRWALWDGHIASAIALRPGGGG, encoded by the coding sequence GTGATCAGGGACCTGCTGCCCGACGACGTGGTGGCCGTGGAGTTCGACGAGCTCGGCATGACCGACGAGGCGGCGTTGGCCGCCATGTACCCAGTCGAGGCCGAGCAGATCGCCCGGGCCGTCGAGAGCCGGCGGATCGAGTTCGCCGCGGTCCGGGCCTGCGCGCGCGAGGCGATGAGCAGGCTGGGCGTGCCCCCCGGCCCGATCACGCGGGGCGGCAGGGGGATGCCGGTGTGGCCCACAGGGGTGGTGGGCACACTGACCCACACCGGGGGTCTGCGTGCCGCGGCGGTGGGGCCGACGGACCGGATCCGCTCCCTCGGACTGGACGTCGAACCCCACGGGCCGCTGCCCCGGGGGGTCCTCGAGGCAGTCGCGTTACCCGAGGAGGCGGCCTGGGTGACCGCGGCGCGGGAGGAGGAGGAGGCGGTCCACTGGGACCGGCTGCTGTTCACGGCCAAGGAGGCCACCTACAAGACGTGGTATCCGCTCACCCGGAGGTGGCTGGGATTCGCCGACGCCCACATCACCCTGACGCCCACCCACGTCGACGGCCGGTCCGCTTCGGGCGAGTTGCGGTCGAGGATCCTCGTCGACCCGCGCGCGGTCGACGGGGGACCCGACCTGGTGGAGTTCCACGGCCGGTGGGCGCTGTGGGACGGCCACATCGCCTCGGCGATCGCGCTCCGGCCGGGTGGTGGGGGATAG
- a CDS encoding bifunctional oligoribonuclease/PAP phosphatase NrnA, whose product MITLVDAAGAASVLARHREVTVLCHVRPDADALGSSAGLARALRADGVVVHHSFDPGAVPDPLRVIPGTDRVVSIDEVPEHDGLVVTLDCASPDRVGDWERLARSASEVLVVDHHRSNPGFGTHLFLDPGAASTASMVLDVLEAGRYPIDPDLATSLYAGLVTDTGSFRWGGAGSHDTARRLLAAGAEARAVGFALLDAHSFPWLRVLGELLSTARLDPGAVGGRGVVWLTVPHEVVASADEADVESLVSHLQGVREAQVAVLVKEIRPGECAVSLRSRPGRGDSIDVSAVASALGGGGHPAAAGCTVRGDAARVTARLRELLV is encoded by the coding sequence GTGATCACCCTGGTGGACGCGGCCGGCGCGGCGAGCGTCCTGGCCCGGCACCGCGAGGTGACCGTGCTGTGCCACGTCCGCCCCGACGCCGACGCCCTCGGCAGTTCCGCGGGTCTCGCCCGCGCACTGCGTGCGGACGGCGTCGTGGTCCACCACTCGTTCGACCCCGGGGCCGTCCCGGATCCGCTCCGGGTCATCCCGGGCACGGACCGTGTGGTCTCGATCGACGAGGTGCCGGAACACGACGGCCTGGTGGTGACCCTGGACTGCGCCAGCCCGGACCGGGTGGGCGACTGGGAGCGGCTGGCCCGATCGGCGTCCGAGGTACTGGTGGTGGACCATCACCGTTCCAACCCCGGCTTCGGGACGCACCTGTTCCTGGACCCCGGAGCGGCCTCCACCGCGAGCATGGTCCTCGATGTGCTCGAGGCCGGACGCTATCCGATCGACCCCGATCTCGCGACGAGCCTCTACGCCGGTCTCGTCACCGACACCGGGTCCTTCCGGTGGGGTGGCGCGGGGTCGCACGACACGGCCCGGCGACTGCTCGCCGCGGGTGCGGAGGCCAGAGCGGTGGGATTCGCGCTGCTCGACGCGCATTCCTTCCCCTGGCTCCGGGTGCTGGGGGAACTGCTGAGCACGGCTCGCCTGGACCCCGGCGCGGTCGGGGGACGGGGGGTGGTCTGGCTGACGGTTCCCCACGAGGTCGTGGCGTCGGCGGACGAGGCGGACGTCGAGTCGCTCGTGTCCCACCTCCAGGGGGTGAGGGAGGCGCAGGTCGCGGTTCTCGTCAAGGAGATCCGCCCGGGAGAGTGCGCGGTATCACTGCGTTCCCGTCCCGGTCGCGGCGACAGTATCGATGTCTCGGCCGTCGCCTCGGCGCTCGGCGGGGGAGGGCACCCCGCTGCGGCCGGGTGCACCGTGCGCGGAGACGCCGCACGCGTCACGGCGAGGCTCCGTGAGCTCCTCGTCTGA
- the nusA gene encoding transcription termination factor NusA: MNIDMAALNMLSQEREIPLDDLVRTLENALLTAYKRTEDAHRVARIQLDRKAGTVTVMAAEVDEEGNRIGEFDATPSDFGRVAAATARQIILQRLREAETERIYGDLVAREGEVVSGVIQSDSRANARGIVVVHIGPENGGTEGTIAPAEQVPGETYEHGARIKCHVVGVHKGPHGASVSLSRTHPDLVRGLFALEVPEIGDGSVRISAIAREAGHRTKIAVETTVSGLNAKGACIGPNGARVRAVMSELNGEKIDIVDFDEDPTVFVGNALSPAKVISVTVADAETRAARVVVPDYQLSLAIGKEGQNARLAHRLTQWRIDIHSDAE; this comes from the coding sequence TTGAACATCGACATGGCGGCGCTGAACATGTTGTCCCAGGAGCGGGAGATCCCGTTGGACGACCTGGTGCGGACCCTCGAGAACGCCCTGCTCACCGCGTACAAGCGCACCGAGGATGCGCACCGAGTCGCGAGGATCCAACTCGACCGGAAGGCCGGGACCGTCACCGTGATGGCCGCCGAGGTCGACGAGGAGGGGAACCGGATCGGCGAGTTCGACGCCACGCCCTCCGATTTCGGCCGGGTGGCGGCGGCGACGGCCCGGCAGATCATCCTCCAACGCCTGCGGGAAGCGGAGACCGAGCGGATCTACGGCGACCTCGTGGCCCGCGAGGGCGAGGTGGTCAGCGGGGTCATCCAGTCGGACTCACGCGCGAACGCCCGAGGGATCGTCGTCGTGCACATCGGACCCGAGAACGGAGGGACCGAGGGCACCATCGCTCCGGCCGAACAGGTCCCCGGCGAGACCTACGAGCACGGTGCGCGCATCAAGTGCCACGTGGTGGGGGTCCACAAGGGTCCGCACGGTGCCTCGGTCTCGCTGTCCCGTACCCACCCCGACCTCGTCCGTGGCCTGTTCGCCCTGGAGGTCCCCGAGATCGGCGACGGTTCGGTCCGGATCTCGGCGATCGCGCGCGAGGCCGGCCACCGGACCAAGATCGCGGTGGAGACCACCGTGTCGGGCCTCAACGCCAAGGGCGCGTGCATCGGGCCCAACGGCGCCCGCGTACGGGCGGTGATGTCGGAACTGAACGGCGAGAAGATCGACATCGTGGACTTCGACGAGGACCCGACGGTCTTCGTCGGCAACGCGCTGTCGCCTGCCAAGGTGATCTCCGTGACCGTGGCGGACGCCGAGACCAGGGCGGCGCGGGTCGTGGTCCCCGATTATCAGCTCTCACTCGCGATCGGCAAGGAGGGGCAGAACGCCCGCCTGGCCCATCGCCTGACACAGTGGCGGATCGACATCCACAGCGACGCGGAGTGA
- a CDS encoding MATE family efflux transporter produces MSSSSDPGPRPTAPEMGVGDLGRRLWSIALPVLPVLAAEPIYLLVDGIVVGRQGPEDLAALGVGALVLLVLGTQMNFLSYGTTARAARLHGAGRRADAVAEGVQATWIALSVGAVVVAGVHTFLGPLTRVLAADAEVAAGAADWLRVAVWGIPCILVASAGHGWMRGVQRVRTPLVLVAVGIGVSTIGCVVLVPGLGPAPALGLVGSAWSNLAGQMIMAGGFLGALAGEHSGSLRARWSVIVEQLRLGVNLVIRTASFQVTFAVATTAAAAAGVDSLAAHHLAQQLWALYTLVLDSVAIAAQSLVGAALGAGLASQSRALARAVVVWSVGLGVGLAVITVLFRDPMSTLLSGDAEVAGRLVVALTGMALVVIPAALVFGLDGVLLGAGDAAYLRTSTVIAALCGFLPVLLATRHFGWGLAGIWWGMGVFVAMRLIAVAARVRGDRWLVLGARTPAGRPSEGTRA; encoded by the coding sequence GTGAGCTCCTCGTCTGACCCGGGGCCTCGGCCCACCGCCCCGGAGATGGGCGTGGGGGATCTCGGACGCCGCCTGTGGTCGATCGCACTACCGGTCCTCCCGGTGCTGGCGGCCGAACCGATCTACCTGCTCGTCGACGGCATCGTCGTGGGCCGGCAGGGTCCCGAGGACCTCGCCGCGCTGGGTGTCGGCGCGCTGGTGTTGTTGGTGCTCGGCACCCAGATGAACTTCCTCTCGTACGGGACGACGGCCCGGGCCGCCCGACTCCACGGAGCCGGACGGCGTGCGGACGCGGTGGCGGAAGGGGTCCAGGCCACCTGGATCGCGCTGTCGGTCGGTGCGGTCGTGGTGGCGGGCGTCCACACGTTTCTCGGACCGCTGACGCGCGTGCTCGCGGCCGACGCCGAGGTGGCGGCCGGCGCCGCGGACTGGCTGAGGGTGGCGGTGTGGGGTATCCCGTGCATCCTGGTCGCGTCCGCCGGGCACGGGTGGATGCGGGGAGTCCAGCGCGTCAGGACGCCTCTCGTCCTGGTGGCCGTGGGGATAGGTGTCTCCACGATCGGCTGCGTGGTGCTGGTGCCCGGTCTGGGACCCGCGCCCGCGCTGGGACTGGTGGGCAGTGCGTGGTCCAACCTGGCGGGCCAGATGATCATGGCCGGGGGATTCCTCGGCGCCCTGGCGGGCGAGCACAGTGGATCGCTGCGTGCTCGGTGGAGCGTGATCGTCGAGCAGCTCCGTCTGGGAGTCAACCTGGTCATCCGTACCGCGTCCTTCCAGGTGACCTTCGCCGTGGCCACCACCGCCGCCGCGGCCGCGGGCGTCGACTCGCTCGCCGCGCATCACCTCGCGCAGCAGCTCTGGGCCCTGTACACCCTCGTGCTCGACTCGGTCGCGATCGCGGCACAGTCCCTCGTCGGTGCGGCGCTGGGCGCCGGCCTGGCCTCCCAGAGCCGCGCCCTGGCCCGCGCGGTGGTCGTGTGGTCGGTGGGGCTCGGTGTCGGGCTCGCCGTTATCACGGTGCTCTTCCGCGACCCGATGTCGACCCTCCTGTCGGGAGACGCGGAGGTCGCCGGCCGACTCGTCGTGGCGTTGACCGGCATGGCCCTCGTGGTGATCCCCGCCGCCCTGGTGTTCGGGCTCGACGGCGTCCTCCTGGGCGCCGGTGACGCCGCGTACCTCCGCACCAGCACCGTGATCGCCGCCCTGTGCGGCTTCCTGCCCGTCCTCCTGGCCACGAGACACTTCGGCTGGGGGCTCGCGGGTATCTGGTGGGGGATGGGCGTGTTCGTGGCGATGCGACTCATCGCGGTCGCCGCTCGGGTCCGCGGTGACCGCTGGCTGGTCCTGGGAGCGCGGACTCCTGCCGGTCGGCCGTCCGAGGGGACCAGGGCATGA
- the truB gene encoding tRNA pseudouridine(55) synthase TruB: MSGVTPRRPDPRPAPAPGLVVVDKPAGMTSHDVVGRLRRYFGTRKVGHAGTLDPMATGVLVVGIERATKLLGLLALETKSYRATIRLGESTTTDDAEGETTARVDASTVTDEAIDSAVAALTGEIEQVPSSVSAIKVAGRRAYDRVRAGEDVRLDARTVTVSRFEIVERIPAGAVVDLVVVVDCSTGTYIRALARDLGAALGVGGHLTALRRTCVGPFGLDVARTLGELEEDPRLSLDLDTAALTAFPRRDIDADEAEGLRHGRWLQARGDDGVVAAVGPDGRVAALVSESGNRAAPVVVMRPAGL, encoded by the coding sequence GTGTCCGGCGTGACCCCGCGCAGACCCGACCCCCGCCCCGCTCCCGCCCCCGGACTCGTCGTGGTCGACAAACCGGCCGGCATGACCAGTCACGACGTCGTCGGGCGCCTGCGCCGGTACTTCGGAACGCGCAAAGTGGGGCACGCCGGAACGCTCGACCCGATGGCCACCGGCGTCCTGGTGGTGGGAATAGAACGCGCCACCAAGCTCCTGGGGCTGCTCGCGCTGGAGACCAAGTCCTATCGGGCCACGATCCGACTCGGGGAATCCACCACCACCGACGACGCTGAGGGCGAGACCACGGCGCGGGTCGACGCCTCGACGGTGACCGACGAGGCGATCGACTCCGCGGTCGCGGCACTCACCGGCGAGATCGAGCAGGTGCCGTCCTCGGTGAGCGCGATCAAGGTGGCCGGCCGACGGGCCTACGACCGGGTCCGGGCCGGCGAGGACGTCCGGCTCGACGCGCGGACCGTCACGGTGTCGCGGTTCGAGATCGTCGAGCGGATCCCTGCCGGAGCGGTGGTGGACCTCGTCGTCGTCGTCGACTGCTCCACCGGCACCTACATCCGCGCACTGGCCCGCGACCTCGGCGCCGCGCTCGGGGTGGGGGGACATCTCACCGCGCTGCGCCGTACGTGCGTGGGACCGTTCGGCCTGGATGTCGCCCGCACACTCGGAGAACTCGAGGAGGATCCGCGGTTGTCCCTGGACCTCGACACCGCCGCGTTGACCGCCTTCCCCCGCCGCGACATCGACGCGGACGAGGCGGAGGGACTGCGACACGGGCGGTGGCTGCAGGCCAGGGGTGACGACGGGGTGGTCGCGGCCGTGGGTCCGGACGGACGGGTCGCCGCCCTGGTCTCCGAGTCCGGCAATCGCGCCGCTCCGGTCGTCGTCATGCGACCGGCGGGCCTGTGA
- the rimP gene encoding ribosome maturation factor RimP: MIVPEPDRAHIRRAVVDRGLELEEIREDSRAADWHVTVVVDGDSGVTLDDLASLSTDLDAVAEQWGAPDQAVTFEVTSRGVDAPLEAPRHWRRARGRQVDLTYVEGVGGPARGRIGDLDEENGTVRLVSRSGRGMRVDSVPLDGVARAVIRVEFRPAPEDELALLSEPANPGRGGREGEDS, translated from the coding sequence GTGATCGTCCCCGAGCCCGACAGGGCGCACATCCGCAGAGCGGTCGTCGACCGCGGACTCGAACTCGAGGAGATCCGGGAGGACTCCCGGGCGGCCGACTGGCACGTCACCGTCGTCGTGGACGGCGACTCCGGTGTGACCCTGGACGATCTCGCGAGCCTGTCGACCGATCTCGATGCCGTCGCCGAGCAGTGGGGGGCACCCGACCAGGCGGTGACGTTCGAGGTGACGAGCCGCGGCGTGGACGCCCCTCTGGAGGCTCCCCGGCACTGGAGACGGGCTCGCGGACGCCAGGTCGACCTGACCTACGTCGAGGGGGTCGGCGGTCCGGCCCGTGGGCGGATCGGTGACCTCGACGAGGAGAACGGGACCGTACGGCTGGTCTCGAGGTCGGGTCGTGGGATGCGTGTGGACTCGGTACCGTTGGACGGCGTGGCACGCGCTGTGATCCGGGTCGAGTTCCGTCCCGCTCCGGAGGACGAACTCGCCCTCCTGTCGGAGCCCGCGAACCCCGGACGTGGCGGGCGAGAAGGAGAAGACAGTTGA
- the rbfA gene encoding 30S ribosome-binding factor RbfA, with product MAGKGRAGRLGKRIGEIVATAIEHEIKDPRLEYVTITDSRITADLRVATLYYTVRGETLDEDPDIEAAEDALATARGRLRTMVGKQTGVKFTPELTFVLDSVPDAARQMEELLARARAQDEEVRRVAQGARPAGDEDPYRRDDEEERPEGDDR from the coding sequence ATGGCCGGAAAGGGACGGGCCGGACGGCTCGGCAAGCGGATCGGGGAGATCGTCGCAACGGCGATCGAACACGAGATCAAAGACCCGCGTCTGGAGTACGTCACCATCACGGATTCCCGGATCACCGCGGATCTGCGGGTGGCCACCCTCTACTACACGGTCCGGGGCGAGACGCTGGACGAGGACCCGGACATCGAGGCCGCGGAGGACGCGCTGGCCACGGCGCGGGGTCGCCTCCGGACGATGGTCGGCAAGCAGACCGGGGTGAAGTTCACCCCCGAGTTGACGTTCGTCCTGGACTCCGTGCCGGACGCCGCGCGACAGATGGAGGAGTTGCTCGCCCGGGCACGGGCGCAGGACGAGGAGGTCCGTCGCGTGGCGCAGGGCGCACGTCCCGCCGGGGACGAGGACCCCTACCGGAGAGACGACGAGGAGGAGCGACCGGAGGGCGACGACCGGTGA
- a CDS encoding YlxR family protein — protein MQVRHDQQQGAAEVRGPVRTCVGCRRRDSDSRLLRIVLDPRAAALSPDPARRAVGRGAWVHRDQRCIATALDRKAFTRSLRVTGNVSHDAISEVLETLSS, from the coding sequence ATGCAGGTGCGACACGACCAGCAGCAGGGCGCGGCCGAGGTGCGGGGTCCGGTTCGGACCTGCGTCGGCTGTCGCCGCCGGGATTCAGATTCCCGGCTCCTGCGGATCGTCCTCGATCCACGGGCGGCAGCCCTCTCGCCGGACCCCGCCCGGCGAGCGGTCGGACGGGGAGCCTGGGTGCACCGTGACCAGCGGTGCATCGCGACAGCACTCGACCGCAAGGCCTTCACGAGGTCACTGCGGGTCACCGGGAACGTGTCCCACGACGCGATCTCGGAGGTGCTCGAGACGCTATCGTCGTGA